Proteins co-encoded in one Theileria equi strain WA chromosome 3, complete sequence genomic window:
- a CDS encoding WD domain, G-beta repeat family protein (encoded by transcript BEWA_008000A), which produces MSIYSLGNVCGAPYTGGRISFSPDGGSLLAPVGNRVTIYDLQTNKSTTLSSETRSDLVSIVCHPTKPLANLIDEDGYCYVLNLLRDKILHRLNLNDATSISARSIDGPVGRLNDPKHIIGHASFSPDTNYFAVAIANKLMIWTSPQEELCWKMKLHRKLTGHMDKINHLDWSSDSKFIITSSKDMTVRLWSVDPIPGFVPSSFVDHRRSIKSAFFTKDMGHICSISREGVIILWKLTEGTNVDNAARSIGSRRKRNAKERVSYIKTSANEEHPFCSRTWIKETQGYCNQPEKALVSRISYNKDTNIFVVGFTGGTFGIYEIPELKSLYTLRIGNELPIVDSVDITKDGDWLGLACSETGTLVVWEWKSETYIMKQQAHYSGVRCVSFSTSGSHAINIGKDTNKDLNVDIDQNYGSNKLGMGSRYIVATGGFDGKIKLWDSNTGLCYVTFQEHTASVEAICFTPQANAIISASLDGTVRAYDLLRYRNFRVLTASRVQYTSVTCDSSGTIVAAGSMGESYSIFIWDLQTGKELDELHGHTAPISSVVFHPHPAYSGFLVSSSWDKYINIWNIFGRADKGGSTEPLLNSSSIIATAFDPRGNSILAASILCGHVVFWDLDNCEQIGSIDGIRDIQSGREYSERFSAINIKNRKDDDIQSSVNKNQHFNSIAYSSSGRLLICGSRNSPHVCIYSTGSYILVYMFTLTHNRSLSGITRVLNSKYMTEYGYSLQEYDLSDDEHCEGAQERTRIKTHKSLPGVKIGEFKKEERFHVWSVSASSDGRQFAAATTHGLYIYSLDSYIKTPTHVNEVLKSVNNFEPQLLTKNVTTTNVISALEKNEYTEAFILALALNNFNVLLMVYENVPVDKIQAIVSSIDTNFIGVLLNFIRNIINNESPNGTIHLGFHLAWLETIFNIHMRNIGDVNTSSVIQCGNIDVRTMMLLLLRQLRQTKSNIVGVLTSNAHTVDYIRRVCEMNVVEQERCMSRL; this is translated from the exons ATGTCTATCTACTCCTTGGGCAATGTATGTGGAGCCCCTTATACAGGAGGtaggatctcctttagcCCTGATG GAGGATCATTATTGGCTCCTGTAGGAAATAGAGTAACGATTTACGATCTTCAGACCAACAAAAGTACGACATTATCTTCCGAAACAAGATCAGATCTGGTATCAATCGTTTGTCATCCAACAAAGCCATTGGCAAACTTgattgatgaagatggatACTGCTATGTACTAAATCTTCTCAGAGACAAAATACTTCATCGTCTCAATTTGAACGATGCGACGAGTATCTCTGCGAGATCAATCGATGGTCCCGTTGGAAGATTGAATGACCCAAAGCACATAATAGGCCATGCTTCTTTTAGTCCAGACACAAATTATTTCGCGGTAGCAATAGCTAATAAGCTTATGATATGGACGTCTCCTCAGGAAGAATTATGTtggaagatgaaattgCACAGGAAACTCACTGGACATATGGACAAAATCAATCATCTGGATTGGTCAAGTGATTCGAAGTTTATAATTACATCGTCGAAGGACATGACCGTTAGATTATGGTCAGTTGATCCAATACCAGGATTTGTTCCCTCTTCATTTGTTGACCATCGTAGATCGAttaaatctgcatttttcaCCAAAGATATGGGCCATATATGTAGTATATCCAGAGAAGGAGTTATAATTTTGTGGAAACTTACGGAAGGAACGAATGTTGATAATGCAGCAAGGAGTATTGGatcaagaagaaaaagaaatGCCAAAGAAAGGGTCTCCTATATCAAAACTTCTGCAAACGAAGAGCATCCGTTCTGTTCTAGAACTTGGATAAAGGAAACACAGGGATATTGTAATCAGCCCGAGAAGGCACTGGTCTCCCGTATATCATATAACAAGGATACCAACATATTTGTTGTTGGATTTACAGGTGGAACATTTGGGATATACGAAATTCCTGAGCTAAAATCCCTGTATACACTGCGTATTGGAAATGAACTTCCTATTGTTGATTCCGTTGATATTACAAAGGATGGAGATTGGCTAGGTTTGGCTTGTTCAGAGACTGGAACG TTGGTCGTTTGGGAATGGAAAAGCGAAACATATATAATGAAACAACAAGCTCACTATTCTGGAGTAAGATGTGTATCATTTTCTACGAGTGGTAGCCATGCCATAAACATCGGTAAAGATACAAACAAAGATCTTAATGTGGACATTGATCAAAATTATGGATCAAACAAATTAGGGATGGGTAGTCGATATATTGTTGCAACTGGTGGATTTGACGGTaaaataaaactatggGATAGTAATACTGGGCTGTGTTATGTCACTTTCCaagaacatactgcatcTGTCGAAGCAATATGTTTTACGCCTCAG GCAAACGCTATAATATCCGCATCCCTTGATGGAACTGTTAGAGCGTATGATTTACTTAGATATCGCAACTTTCGAGTATTAACAGCCTCAAGGGTCCAATATACATCGGTGACCTGTGACTCTTCGGGGACAATTGTAGCTGCTGGATCCATGGGAGAATCATACTCTATTTTCATTTGGGATCTGCAAACGGGGAAAGAGTTGGATGAATTGCATGGTCATACAGCACCAATTTCAAGTGTGGTATTCCATCCACATCCGGCCTACTCAGGATTtttagtttcttcttcatggGATAAATACATAAacatttggaatatttttggaCGAGCAGATAAAGGAGGCTCTACTGAACCACTTCTGAATTCGTCAAGTATAATTGCAACTGCTTTTGATCCCCGCGGAAACTCAATTTTAGCGGCATCTATACTATGTGGACATGTAGTATTTTGGGACCTGGATAACTGTGAACAAATTGGAAGTATTGATGGAATTAGAGATATTCAAAGTGGTAGAGAGTATTCTGAACGTTTTTCTGCgataaatataaaaaacAGGAAGGATGATGATATTCAGTCGTCAGTTAATAAGAATCAGCATTTTAACTCCATAGCTTATTCATCATCCGGACGCTTACTTATATGTGGATCACGAAATTCTCCACATGTTTGCATATACAGTACTGGCTCATATATCCTAGTCTATATGTTTACCCTCACACACAATCGTTCTCTTTCTGGCATTACTAGGGTTCTAAATTCCAAGTATATGACGGAATACGGATACTCACTACAAGAATACGATTTATCTGATGATGAACATTGTGAAGGAGCTCAAGAAAGAACTAGAATAAAGACACATAAGTCATTGCCGGGAGTAAAAATTGGTGAATTTAAAAAGGAGGAAAGGTTCCATGTATGGTCAGTTTCAGCTTCATCAGACGGCCGTCAATTTGCAGCTGCTACAACTCATGGTTTATATATTTATTCCTTGGATTCTTATATCAAGACACCAACGCATGTGAATGAGGTACTTAAATCAGTCAATAATTTTGAGCCACAACTACTCACGAAGAATGTAACAACTACCAATGTAATATCTGCACTGGAAAAAAACGAATATACGGAAGCTTTTATATTGGCTTTGGCTCTGAACAATTTTAATGTACTTCTGATGGTTTATGAAAATGTCCCAGTTGATAAAATACAGGCAATCGTATCATCAATAGACACCAATTTTATTGGTGTTCTACTGAATTTTATCCGaaatatcatcaataatGAGTCACCAAATGGCACTATTCATTTGGGATTCCATCTCGCGTGGCTGGAAactatttttaatatacatatGCGTAACATTGGGGATGTCAACACCTCCAGTGTGATCCAATGCGGAAACATTGATGTTCGCACAATGATGCTACTACTCCTAAGACAGCTTAGGCAGACAAAATCGAACATTGTGGGCGTGCTAACCTCGAATGCACATACAGTAGACTATATTAGACGAGTCTGTGAAATGAATGTAGTGGAGCAGGAACGGTGCATGAGCCGCCTGTAA
- a CDS encoding hypothetical protein (encoded by transcript BEWA_008020A) codes for MKLLPTNEDYIFSYLPDKLEEGNIKAIGALIKGFSLNPSFTSHLEPVAKDQLNELLDTGSLEIKPPFVPPMELSGDGKNYNDEVKGTTEILNGANPETEVSSNEKEDSELRDNLIQNLSEVNASKTMFGAN; via the exons ATGAAATTATTGCCTACTAATGAGGACTACATTTTTTCGTACCTACCAGATAAGCTGGAAGAAGGGAACATTAAAGCAATAGGAGCTTTGATTAAAGGTTTTAGTTTAAATCCATCATTCACGTCACATTTAGAACCTGTTGCAAAGGACCAACTAAATGAACTACTAGACACGGGTAGTCTAGAAATCAAGCCTCCTTTTGTACCG CCAATGGAGCTAAGTGGTGACGGAAAGAACTATAACGACGAAGTTAAGGGTACTACAGAGATATTAAATGGCGCGAATCCCGAAACTGAAGTTTCCTCAAACG AGAAGGAGGATTCCGAATTAAGGGACAATTTgattcaaaatttatcaGAAGTGAATGCATCGAAGACGATGTTTGGGGCTAATTAG